In a genomic window of Chaetodon trifascialis isolate fChaTrf1 chromosome 8, fChaTrf1.hap1, whole genome shotgun sequence:
- the ddost gene encoding dolichyl-diphosphooligosaccharide--protein glycosyltransferase 48 kDa subunit, which yields MASLTGVMQKNRSSSSSMSKKRTGMMTQRRFRLLDNNIVFLLSLASILHCALADGKTLVLLDNLNIRDTHSIFFRSLADRGFDITFKTADDPSLSLIKYGQFLYDHLIIFSPSVEDFGGNINVETITSFIDGGGNVLVAASSDIGDPLRELGSECGIEFDEEKTAVIDHHNYDVSDPGEHTLIVADPENLLKAPTIVGKPTNKPVLFKGVGMVADPDNPLVLDILTGSSTSYSFFPDRPISQYPHAVGKNTLLIAGLQARNNARVVFSGSLDFFSDAFFNSAVQKATPGSQRHQQTGNMELAEALSRWVFKEAGVLRVGAVTHHPVGETTPPAAYTITDLVEYSIVIEMLSEGQWVPFDGDDIQLEFVRIDPFVRTYLKKNGGKYSVQFKLPDVYGVFQFKVDYNRLGYTHLYSSTQVSVRPLQHTQYERFIPSAYPYYASVFSMMAGLFVFSIVFLHMKEKEKSD from the exons ATGGCGTCGTTGACAGGAGTCATGCAGAAGAACCGGTCCAGTTCTTCATCAATGTCCAAAAAACGAACCGGAATGATGACCCAAAGGAGGTTCAGACTTTTGGACAACAATATCGTTTTCCTCCTTTCGTTAGCGTCCATATTGCATTGTGCTTTGGCTGACGGTAAAACGCTGGTTCTGCTGGACAACCTCAACATCAGAGACACCCATTCAATCTTCTTCCGCAGTCTCGCAG ATCGTGGCTTTGACATCACATTCAAGACAGCGGATGATCCCTCTCTATCTCTGATTAAATATGGCCAGTTCCTGTACGACCATTTAATCATCTTTTCACCATCAGTTGAGG ACTTTGGAGGGAACATCAATGTGGAGACTATCACATCCTTCATTGATGGTGGAGGCAACGTCCTGGTTGCGGCCAGTTCAGATATTG GTGACCCTCTGAGGGAGCTGGGCAGTGAGTGTGGGATTGAGTTTGATGAAGAAAAGACTGCCGTCATTGACCATCACAACTATGACGTGTCTGACCCTGGAGAG CACACCCTGATTGTTGCTGATCCAGAGAACCTGCTGAAAGCTCCAACTATTGTCGGCAAACCCACCAATAAACCTGTTTTGTTCAAGGGTGTTGG CATGGTGGCAGACCCAGACAACCCTCTTGTCCTGGACATCCTTACTGGCTCATCCACCTCCTATTCCTTTTTCCCTGACAGACCCATCTCTCAG TACCCCCATGCTGTGGGCAAGAATACCCTGCTGATCGCTGGCCTTCAGGCCAGAAACAACGCCAGAGTGGTTTTCAGCGGCTCCCTGGACTTCTTCAGCGATGCCTTCTTCAACTCTGCTGTGCAGAAGGCCACACCTGGCTCCCAGAG GCACCAGCAGACGGGGAACATGGAGCTGGCTGAGGCTCTGTCTCGCTGGGTGTTTAAGGAGGCCGGAGTCCTCAGGGTGGGAGCTGTTACCCATCATCCTGTCGGAGAGACCACTCCCCCTGCAGCATACACCATCACCGACCTTGTG GAGTACAGCATCGTCATTGAGATGTTGTCAGAGGGCCAATGGGTTCCCTTTGACGGAGATGATATTCAGCTTGAGTTTGTGAGGATCGATCCCTTCGTCAGGACTTACCTCAAGAAAAATG GAGGTAAATATAGCGTCCAGTTCAAGCTGCCTGACGTGTATGGAGTTTTCCAGTTCAAGGTGGACTACAACCGACTGGGATACACACATCTCTACTCCTCTACTCAG GTATCTGTACGTCCCCTACAGCACACTCAGTATGAGCGCTTCATCCCCTCAGCCTACCCATACTATGCCAGTGTCTTCTCCATGATGGCAGGACTTTTTGTCTTCAGCATAGTCTTCCTTCACatgaaagagaaggagaagtcaGACTAA
- the plekhm2 gene encoding pleckstrin homology domain-containing family M member 2 isoform X2 — translation MDQLKVKDRILENISLSVKKLQSYFAACEDETPAIRNHDRVLQRLCEHLDHALLYGLQDISSGYWVLVLHFTRREAVRQIDELQHIATNLGRSRAWLYLALSESSLESYLRLFQENQALLQKYYFKNALVCSHDHLTLFLTLVSGLEFIRFDLELDVPYLDVAPYMPEYYKPQNLLDFEERLPSSDSLSLHSFTSLTSTNLEWDDSAIAPSSEEGDLTDQASCPRSSGSDPQTVISDTVVLSASTIKVKAAAHVSPNSPTSRHNPFNEDSDTNTTNTSADVTPVHVASRYNAAINGDDMENASNDLEVIRMARRRKPAKKRRGRGSTDSSSSIHNSASSEHMEMDNSLLGSEDVDSLNCTVIQLDAEAELRRSRVGSEVVAEGDEDAGEGHLRLPEMTDTSMDTVGQPLRDVMDRLNGVLDREEAWEHPEEAGGKYKEGCDQDLEPPTQQPFRGDSGGEPPDRAPGETSVSSLSTSPNFLQASPAPTDVCCFTSISPDSTPSGGGHNDSTEHSQSQTLSGGQEYEGEAKTAAGQEPDMKPGEDNSEGVQERDKNTLTEEAELQEEKLSPSESSHPAEFKVDNNHLLLLMIHVFRENEEQLFKMVRMSTGHMEGDLQPLYLLLTDCYIYLLRKGAAEKPYTVEDAVSYNELDYLSVGLDQQTVTVVCTNRRRKFLLDTADASLTSWFLSVLKSAMVKGCREPPYPSVLTDATMEKLALTKFVSQESQCEVSEVSIKLYSLVHWEDPMDMSFSTQGGPPMLGALASIKEGTLQYRSGTTYLGKELWKSCYLCLSNGVLYLYAERTDVTPLLSVTMGGEHCGGCRRSNSTERPHAFQVILTERPPLELSANDEQEMADWMQLLCQSVSKGVIPQGVAPTPCIPCCLVVTDRKLLTCHQDCQTSFFRSLGSIDICDVTAVSVEANKEYCVIEFAADRAEFLPPWVLYFSGCEERDRLLEALENTWKAVFQVDLPRRGVLDPSVQKRCREALALMNSAWQRADSLARGRARREPWC, via the exons ATGGACCAGCTCAAAGTAAAGGATCGCATATTGGAAaacatctccctctctgtcaaGAAG TTGCAGAGTTACTTTGCAGCCTGTGAGGATGAGACTCCAGCAATCCGAAATCATGACCGGGTCCTGCAGCGCCTCTGTGAACACCTTGACCATGCTCTGCTGTATGG GCTGCAGGACATCTCCTCAGGCTACTGGGTCCTGGTCCTTCACTTCACCAGGAGAGAGGCTGTCCGTCAGATAGATGAGCTTCAGCATATAGCAACCAACCTTGGTCGAA GTCGTGCATGGTTGTATCTGGCACTGAGTGAGAGCTCTTTAGAGAGCTATCTACGCCTCTTCCAGGAGAACCAGGCATTACTGCAGAAGTATTATTTCAA GAACGCACTGGTCTGCAGTCATGACCACCTCACGCTCTTCCTCACGCTGGTCTCCGGCCTGGAGTTCATTCGCTTTGATCTGGAGCTG GATGTGCCCTATCTGGACGTGGCCCCCTACATGCCAGAATACTACAAACCCCAGAACCTGCTGGATTTTGAGGAAAGGCTGCCCAGCTCAGACAGCTTATCTCTGCACTCTTTCACCTCCCTCACCTCCACCAACCTGGAGTGGGATGACAGCGCCATTGCTCCCTCCAGTGAAG AGGGTGACCTGACGGACCAGGCGAGCTGCCCACGTTCCAGTGGCTCTGATCCCCAGACAGTCATCAGTGACACAGTTGTCCTCTCTGCCAGCACTATCAAAGTGAAGGCGGCGGCTCATGTGTCTCCAAATAGCCCCACGTCCAGACACAACCCCTTCAACGAGGATTCAGACACCAATACCACCAACACCTCAGCCGACGTCACTCCGGTTCATGTGGCGAGCCGCTACAACGCCGCCATCAATGGAGATGACATGGAGAACGCTAGCAATGACCTGGAGGTCATCAG GATGGCCAGACGAAGGAAACCTGCCAAGAAGCGGCGGGGGAGGGGCTCCACAgattccagcagcagcatccataaCTCTGCCTCGTCTGAGCACATGGAAATGGACAACAGCCTCCTCGGTTCAGAGGATGTGGATTCTTTAAACTGCACTGTAATTCAGCTGGATGCAGAAGCGGAGTTGAGGAGAAGCAGGGTGGGATCAGAGGTTGTGGCGGAAGGAGATGAGGATGCAGGAGAGGGCCACCTGCGGCTCCCAGAGATGACGGACACCTCAATGGATACAGTCGGCCAGCCCCTCCGTGATGTCATGGACCGTCTCAACGGAGTTCTGGATAGGGAGGAGGCCTGGGAGCACccagaggaggcaggagggaaATACAAAGAAGGCTGTGACCAGGACCTGGAGCCTCCAACACAGCAGCCCTTTCGAGGGGATTCAGGGGGCGAGCCACCTGACCGAGCTCCGGGAGAGacgtctgtctcctctctgtccacaaGCCCCAATTTCCTGCAGGCCTCACCTGCACCTACAGACGTATGCTGCTTTACCTCCATCAGTCCAGACTCTACTCCCTCGGGTGGTGGCCACAATGACTCTACAGAGCATAGCCAGTCGCAGACTCTTTCAGGTGGCCAAGAATATGAAGGAGAGGCAAAAACGGCAGCAGGACAGGAGCCAGACATGAAGCCTGGGGAGGACAACTCAGAAGGTGTACAGGAAAGAGACAAGAATACATTAACTGAGGAAGCAGAACTACAAGAGGAGAAGCTCAGTCCCTCTGAAAGTTCTCATCCTGCAGAGTTTAA gGTGGACAATAATCACTTGCTTCTTCTCATGATTCATGTGTTCAGAGAGAATGAGGAGCAGCTCTTcaag atgGTGAGAATGAGTACAGGCCATATGGAGGGGGACCTGCAGCCCCTTTAcctgctgctgactgactgttACATCTACCTGCTTAGGAAGG GTGCAGCAGAGAAGCCCTACACAGTAGAAGATGCCGTTTCTTACAATGAACTGGACTATCTTTCA GTGGGCCTTGACCAACAGACTGTGACTGTGGTTTGCACCAACAGACGAAGGAAATTCCTGTTGGACACAGCGGATGCTTCTCTGACTTC CTGGTTCTTGTCTGTCCTCAAGTCAGCCATGGTGAAGGGTTGTCGTGAGCCTCCTTACCCCTCTGTTCTGACTGATGCTACAATGGAAAAACTGGCTCTCACTAAGTTCGTCTCCCAGGAATCTCAGTGTGAG GTATCTGAAGTGTCTATAAAGCTGTATTCACTGGTCCATTGGGAGGATCCCATGGACATGAGTTTCTCGACCCAGGGTGGCCCACCAATGTTGGGAGCACTGGCCAGCATCAAGGAGGGAACTCTGCAGTACCGGTCTGGAACCACCTACCTGGGCAAAGAGCTGTGGAAAAGCTGCTACCTCTGCCTCAG CAATGGAGTTCTGTACCTGTATGCAGAAAGAACTGATGTGACACCTCTGCTGTCGGTCACTATGGG AGGAGAGCACTGTGGAGGCTGCCGTCGCTCAAACAGCACAGAGCGTCCTCACGCCTTCCAGGTCATCCTGACCGAGCGGCCTCCACTGGAGCTCAGTGCCAACGATGAGCAGGAAATGGCCGACTGGATGCAATTGCTCTGCCAGTCTGTCTCCAAAGGG GTCATCCCTCAGGGTGTGGCCCCCACTCCATGTATCCCATGTTGCCTGGtggtgacagacaggaagctgctgacCTGCCATCAGGACTGTCAGACCAGCTTCTTCCGTTCACTGGGCAGCATTGAtatctgtgatgtcactgctgtcaGCGTGGAGGCCAACAAGGAGTATTGTGTCATT GAGTTTGCCGCAGATCGGGCTGAGTTCCTTCCTCCATGGGTATTGTACTTCAGCGGCTGTGAGGAGAGAGATCGACTGCTGGAGGCCTTAGAAAACACATGGAAGGCCGTTTTCCAG GTTGACCTTCCCCGCAGAGGGGTGCTGGATCCGTCAGTGCAGAAGCGCTGCAGGGAGGCCCTCGCCCTGATGAACAGTGCCTGGCAGAGGGCAGACAGTCTGGCCCGAGGCAGAGCCCGGCGTGAACCCTGGTGCTGA
- the plekhm2 gene encoding pleckstrin homology domain-containing family M member 2 isoform X1 — translation MDQLKVKDRILENISLSVKKLQSYFAACEDETPAIRNHDRVLQRLCEHLDHALLYGLQDISSGYWVLVLHFTRREAVRQIDELQHIATNLGRSRAWLYLALSESSLESYLRLFQENQALLQKYYFKNALVCSHDHLTLFLTLVSGLEFIRFDLELDVPYLDVAPYMPEYYKPQNLLDFEERLPSSDSLSLHSFTSLTSTNLEWDDSAIAPSSEDYDFGDIFPVLQSLPSADWEEGDLTDQASCPRSSGSDPQTVISDTVVLSASTIKVKAAAHVSPNSPTSRHNPFNEDSDTNTTNTSADVTPVHVASRYNAAINGDDMENASNDLEVIRMARRRKPAKKRRGRGSTDSSSSIHNSASSEHMEMDNSLLGSEDVDSLNCTVIQLDAEAELRRSRVGSEVVAEGDEDAGEGHLRLPEMTDTSMDTVGQPLRDVMDRLNGVLDREEAWEHPEEAGGKYKEGCDQDLEPPTQQPFRGDSGGEPPDRAPGETSVSSLSTSPNFLQASPAPTDVCCFTSISPDSTPSGGGHNDSTEHSQSQTLSGGQEYEGEAKTAAGQEPDMKPGEDNSEGVQERDKNTLTEEAELQEEKLSPSESSHPAEFKVDNNHLLLLMIHVFRENEEQLFKMVRMSTGHMEGDLQPLYLLLTDCYIYLLRKGAAEKPYTVEDAVSYNELDYLSVGLDQQTVTVVCTNRRRKFLLDTADASLTSWFLSVLKSAMVKGCREPPYPSVLTDATMEKLALTKFVSQESQCEVSEVSIKLYSLVHWEDPMDMSFSTQGGPPMLGALASIKEGTLQYRSGTTYLGKELWKSCYLCLSNGVLYLYAERTDVTPLLSVTMGGEHCGGCRRSNSTERPHAFQVILTERPPLELSANDEQEMADWMQLLCQSVSKGVIPQGVAPTPCIPCCLVVTDRKLLTCHQDCQTSFFRSLGSIDICDVTAVSVEANKEYCVIEFAADRAEFLPPWVLYFSGCEERDRLLEALENTWKAVFQVDLPRRGVLDPSVQKRCREALALMNSAWQRADSLARGRARREPWC, via the exons ATGGACCAGCTCAAAGTAAAGGATCGCATATTGGAAaacatctccctctctgtcaaGAAG TTGCAGAGTTACTTTGCAGCCTGTGAGGATGAGACTCCAGCAATCCGAAATCATGACCGGGTCCTGCAGCGCCTCTGTGAACACCTTGACCATGCTCTGCTGTATGG GCTGCAGGACATCTCCTCAGGCTACTGGGTCCTGGTCCTTCACTTCACCAGGAGAGAGGCTGTCCGTCAGATAGATGAGCTTCAGCATATAGCAACCAACCTTGGTCGAA GTCGTGCATGGTTGTATCTGGCACTGAGTGAGAGCTCTTTAGAGAGCTATCTACGCCTCTTCCAGGAGAACCAGGCATTACTGCAGAAGTATTATTTCAA GAACGCACTGGTCTGCAGTCATGACCACCTCACGCTCTTCCTCACGCTGGTCTCCGGCCTGGAGTTCATTCGCTTTGATCTGGAGCTG GATGTGCCCTATCTGGACGTGGCCCCCTACATGCCAGAATACTACAAACCCCAGAACCTGCTGGATTTTGAGGAAAGGCTGCCCAGCTCAGACAGCTTATCTCTGCACTCTTTCACCTCCCTCACCTCCACCAACCTGGAGTGGGATGACAGCGCCATTGCTCCCTCCAGTGAAG ATTATGATTTCGGTGACATCTTCCCCGTGTTGCAGTCATTGCCAAGTGCAGACTGGGAAG AGGGTGACCTGACGGACCAGGCGAGCTGCCCACGTTCCAGTGGCTCTGATCCCCAGACAGTCATCAGTGACACAGTTGTCCTCTCTGCCAGCACTATCAAAGTGAAGGCGGCGGCTCATGTGTCTCCAAATAGCCCCACGTCCAGACACAACCCCTTCAACGAGGATTCAGACACCAATACCACCAACACCTCAGCCGACGTCACTCCGGTTCATGTGGCGAGCCGCTACAACGCCGCCATCAATGGAGATGACATGGAGAACGCTAGCAATGACCTGGAGGTCATCAG GATGGCCAGACGAAGGAAACCTGCCAAGAAGCGGCGGGGGAGGGGCTCCACAgattccagcagcagcatccataaCTCTGCCTCGTCTGAGCACATGGAAATGGACAACAGCCTCCTCGGTTCAGAGGATGTGGATTCTTTAAACTGCACTGTAATTCAGCTGGATGCAGAAGCGGAGTTGAGGAGAAGCAGGGTGGGATCAGAGGTTGTGGCGGAAGGAGATGAGGATGCAGGAGAGGGCCACCTGCGGCTCCCAGAGATGACGGACACCTCAATGGATACAGTCGGCCAGCCCCTCCGTGATGTCATGGACCGTCTCAACGGAGTTCTGGATAGGGAGGAGGCCTGGGAGCACccagaggaggcaggagggaaATACAAAGAAGGCTGTGACCAGGACCTGGAGCCTCCAACACAGCAGCCCTTTCGAGGGGATTCAGGGGGCGAGCCACCTGACCGAGCTCCGGGAGAGacgtctgtctcctctctgtccacaaGCCCCAATTTCCTGCAGGCCTCACCTGCACCTACAGACGTATGCTGCTTTACCTCCATCAGTCCAGACTCTACTCCCTCGGGTGGTGGCCACAATGACTCTACAGAGCATAGCCAGTCGCAGACTCTTTCAGGTGGCCAAGAATATGAAGGAGAGGCAAAAACGGCAGCAGGACAGGAGCCAGACATGAAGCCTGGGGAGGACAACTCAGAAGGTGTACAGGAAAGAGACAAGAATACATTAACTGAGGAAGCAGAACTACAAGAGGAGAAGCTCAGTCCCTCTGAAAGTTCTCATCCTGCAGAGTTTAA gGTGGACAATAATCACTTGCTTCTTCTCATGATTCATGTGTTCAGAGAGAATGAGGAGCAGCTCTTcaag atgGTGAGAATGAGTACAGGCCATATGGAGGGGGACCTGCAGCCCCTTTAcctgctgctgactgactgttACATCTACCTGCTTAGGAAGG GTGCAGCAGAGAAGCCCTACACAGTAGAAGATGCCGTTTCTTACAATGAACTGGACTATCTTTCA GTGGGCCTTGACCAACAGACTGTGACTGTGGTTTGCACCAACAGACGAAGGAAATTCCTGTTGGACACAGCGGATGCTTCTCTGACTTC CTGGTTCTTGTCTGTCCTCAAGTCAGCCATGGTGAAGGGTTGTCGTGAGCCTCCTTACCCCTCTGTTCTGACTGATGCTACAATGGAAAAACTGGCTCTCACTAAGTTCGTCTCCCAGGAATCTCAGTGTGAG GTATCTGAAGTGTCTATAAAGCTGTATTCACTGGTCCATTGGGAGGATCCCATGGACATGAGTTTCTCGACCCAGGGTGGCCCACCAATGTTGGGAGCACTGGCCAGCATCAAGGAGGGAACTCTGCAGTACCGGTCTGGAACCACCTACCTGGGCAAAGAGCTGTGGAAAAGCTGCTACCTCTGCCTCAG CAATGGAGTTCTGTACCTGTATGCAGAAAGAACTGATGTGACACCTCTGCTGTCGGTCACTATGGG AGGAGAGCACTGTGGAGGCTGCCGTCGCTCAAACAGCACAGAGCGTCCTCACGCCTTCCAGGTCATCCTGACCGAGCGGCCTCCACTGGAGCTCAGTGCCAACGATGAGCAGGAAATGGCCGACTGGATGCAATTGCTCTGCCAGTCTGTCTCCAAAGGG GTCATCCCTCAGGGTGTGGCCCCCACTCCATGTATCCCATGTTGCCTGGtggtgacagacaggaagctgctgacCTGCCATCAGGACTGTCAGACCAGCTTCTTCCGTTCACTGGGCAGCATTGAtatctgtgatgtcactgctgtcaGCGTGGAGGCCAACAAGGAGTATTGTGTCATT GAGTTTGCCGCAGATCGGGCTGAGTTCCTTCCTCCATGGGTATTGTACTTCAGCGGCTGTGAGGAGAGAGATCGACTGCTGGAGGCCTTAGAAAACACATGGAAGGCCGTTTTCCAG GTTGACCTTCCCCGCAGAGGGGTGCTGGATCCGTCAGTGCAGAAGCGCTGCAGGGAGGCCCTCGCCCTGATGAACAGTGCCTGGCAGAGGGCAGACAGTCTGGCCCGAGGCAGAGCCCGGCGTGAACCCTGGTGCTGA